Proteins encoded by one window of Lycium barbarum isolate Lr01 chromosome 11, ASM1917538v2, whole genome shotgun sequence:
- the LOC132617630 gene encoding F-box/kelch-repeat protein At3g23880-like produces the protein MLPTEELNGENSEGKQEKSESEEQEILPCFDLVTEILSRLPVKSLMRFRSVSKSWLALICSPKFIKSHLSLSANNNKDYTNHRDYPMKNTSISFSIKGSVNGLICLVNGTKNLFLWNPSTRKYKKLPDFKINPKNIDDFIYGFGYDEIHDDYKVVRINNSGHLHDIHDVDMYSLKNDSWRRIDCPQSGVRLISSGKFVNGKLHWASSAGLGFERGWSIASFDLADEKWGKVERPCYRDQDGILMLGALGSNLSMICKNPSTHVDIWFMKEYGDKESWIKMFTINYTLDPMGYLFSQSFYLSKRGEFLLVFESTFMIYNPKDNSLRFPKCPRFGCALSAEIYIESLVCPISQNEPRTQQE, from the exons ATGCTACCTACAGAAGAACTGAATGGAGAGAATAGTGAAGGAAAGCAAGAAAAGTCAGAATCTGAAGAACAAGAAATCTTGCCTTGCTTTGATCTTGTTACTGAAATCCTCTCAAGGCTTCCAGTGAAATCTCTCATGCGATTCAGGTCTGTTTCGAAATCTTGGCTTGCTTTGATATGTAGCCCTAAGTTTATTAAGTCTCATCTGAGTTTATCAGCTAATAATAACAAGGACTACACCAACCACAGG GATTACCCCATGAAAAACACCTCTATATCTTTTTCGATTAAGGGGTCGGTCAATGGACTGATTTGTCTTGTAAATGGGACTAAAAATTTGTTTTTGTGGAATCCATCAACTAGAAAGTACAAGAAACTGCCTGATTTTAAAATTAACCCGAAGAATATTGACGATTTCATATATGGTTTTGGATATGATGAGATCCACGATGATTATAAAGTAGTGCGTATTAATAATAGTGGTCACTTGCATGATATTCATGATGTCGATATGTATAGCCTAAAGAATGATTCTTGGCGAAGAATTGATTGTCCTCAGAGTGGAGTGCGATTAATTAGTTCAGGTAAATTTGTAAATGGGAAGCTTCATTGGGCTAGTAGTGCTGGTCTTGGTTTCGAAAGGGGCTGGAGCATAGCCTCTTTTGATTTGGCTGATGAGAAGTGGGGAAAGGTGGAGCGACCCTGCTATAGAGATCAGGATGGGATTCTCATGCTTGGAGCGTTGGGAAGTAATCTTTCTATGATTTGCAAAAATCCAAGTACTCATGTAGATATATGGTTTATGAAAGAGTATGGGGATAAAGAATCTTGGATAAAGATGTTCACCATCAATTATACTCTAGACCCTATGGGATATTTGTTCTCTCAATCCTTTTATTTGTCAAAAAGAGGTGAATTTTTGCTTGTGTTTGAATCCACTTTCATGATATACAATCCAAAGGATAACTCACTCAGATTTCCAAAGTGTCCTAGATTTGGTTGTGCTCTTTCGGCGGAAATTTACATTGAAAGCCTGGTTTGTCCTATTTCACAAAATGAACCAAGAACACAGCAAGAATGA